Proteins encoded together in one Eubalaena glacialis isolate mEubGla1 chromosome 7, mEubGla1.1.hap2.+ XY, whole genome shotgun sequence window:
- the IQCF6 gene encoding IQ domain-containing protein F6 isoform X2 — translation MGPRNENQLEKAAIKIQSWWRGNMVRWTLLHAALRAWVIQCWWRSMQAKMLEQRRRLALRLYTCQEWAVVKVQAQVRMWQARRRFLQAHQAACIIQSHWRWHASQTRGLIQGRYEVRASRLELDIEILMT, via the exons ATGGGGCCCAGAAATGAGA ATCAGTTAGAGAAGGCAGCCATAAAGATTCAGTCATGGTGGCGTGGCAACATGGTACGCTGGACGTTACTGCATGCAGCACTCAGGGCCTGGGTCATCCAGTGCTGGTGGAGGTCGATGCAGGCCAAGATGCTGGAGCAAAGACGGCGCCTGGCACTAAGACTCTACACCTGCCAGGAGTGGGCAGTGGTGAAGGTGCAGGCACAGGTTCGAATGTGGCAAGCCCGCAGACGGTTTCTCCAGGCACACCAAGCGGCCTGCATCATCCAGTCTCACTGGCGCTGGCATGCCAGCCAAACCCGAGGCCTGATCCAGGGCCGCTATGAGGTCAGAGCCAGCCGGCTGGAGCTCGACATCGAAATCCTCATGACCTAG
- the IQCF6 gene encoding IQ domain-containing protein F6 isoform X1 gives MDTQNVSEAHMEGICPVDNEQCLKLEKAAIKIQSWWRGNMVRWTLLHAALRAWVIQCWWRSMQAKMLEQRRRLALRLYTCQEWAVVKVQAQVRMWQARRRFLQAHQAACIIQSHWRWHASQTRGLIQGRYEVRASRLELDIEILMT, from the exons ATGGACACACAAAATGTGAGTGAGGCCCATATGGAAGGGATCTGCCCAGTGGATAATGAGCAGTGTCTAAAG TTAGAGAAGGCAGCCATAAAGATTCAGTCATGGTGGCGTGGCAACATGGTACGCTGGACGTTACTGCATGCAGCACTCAGGGCCTGGGTCATCCAGTGCTGGTGGAGGTCGATGCAGGCCAAGATGCTGGAGCAAAGACGGCGCCTGGCACTAAGACTCTACACCTGCCAGGAGTGGGCAGTGGTGAAGGTGCAGGCACAGGTTCGAATGTGGCAAGCCCGCAGACGGTTTCTCCAGGCACACCAAGCGGCCTGCATCATCCAGTCTCACTGGCGCTGGCATGCCAGCCAAACCCGAGGCCTGATCCAGGGCCGCTATGAGGTCAGAGCCAGCCGGCTGGAGCTCGACATCGAAATCCTCATGACCTAG
- the IQCF6 gene encoding IQ domain-containing protein F6 isoform X3 produces the protein MDTQNLEKAAIKIQSWWRGNMVRWTLLHAALRAWVIQCWWRSMQAKMLEQRRRLALRLYTCQEWAVVKVQAQVRMWQARRRFLQAHQAACIIQSHWRWHASQTRGLIQGRYEVRASRLELDIEILMT, from the exons ATGGACACACAAAAT TTAGAGAAGGCAGCCATAAAGATTCAGTCATGGTGGCGTGGCAACATGGTACGCTGGACGTTACTGCATGCAGCACTCAGGGCCTGGGTCATCCAGTGCTGGTGGAGGTCGATGCAGGCCAAGATGCTGGAGCAAAGACGGCGCCTGGCACTAAGACTCTACACCTGCCAGGAGTGGGCAGTGGTGAAGGTGCAGGCACAGGTTCGAATGTGGCAAGCCCGCAGACGGTTTCTCCAGGCACACCAAGCGGCCTGCATCATCCAGTCTCACTGGCGCTGGCATGCCAGCCAAACCCGAGGCCTGATCCAGGGCCGCTATGAGGTCAGAGCCAGCCGGCTGGAGCTCGACATCGAAATCCTCATGACCTAG